A genomic window from Wolbachia pipientis includes:
- a CDS encoding amino acid permease, producing the protein MSNKIGFWAIFALVISSQIGSGIFMLPISLAPYGAYSLISWVISGLGAISLALVFALLCAKFPETGGPHVYVKHAFGPAAAFFVGWTYWVISWVSTTAVIVASIGYLTSLSHGDIQNIRLFLEILLFMIITLINLRGVTAAGCVELLLMTVKIIALLAIPVTALFFFDRNNFIISEEISTLTMSQVLARSTLLTLWCFIGLESATAPAGSVNDPAKTIPRAILLGTISVAVIYFINSLAIMGLINGNDLVNSKAPYVDAIKIMFPGNWHLIISIVAFIVCVGSLNAWVLASGQVALGLAEDKLMPQFFAKRNKHGSPFWGITISSVGTSVLLILTSSNNFAKQITSIIDFSVVSFLFVYLACSLAFLKVIIKEKNYYKFLIGSIATTFCCWVIFETSVNTLLTASLFTASGVPLYLFWYRRVSV; encoded by the coding sequence CATATGGCGCTTATAGCCTTATAAGCTGGGTGATATCAGGGCTTGGTGCTATATCTCTTGCTTTGGTTTTTGCCTTACTCTGCGCAAAATTTCCAGAAACGGGTGGTCCTCACGTTTATGTAAAGCATGCTTTTGGCCCTGCTGCAGCTTTCTTTGTTGGTTGGACGTATTGGGTGATTTCATGGGTTAGCACGACAGCAGTAATCGTTGCAAGTATTGGCTATCTTACTTCGCTTTCTCATGGAGATATTCAAAATATACGCTTATTTTTAGAAATACTATTATTTATGATCATTACACTAATAAATTTAAGAGGTGTCACTGCTGCTGGATGTGTTGAGCTTTTGTTGATGACTGTCAAAATTATCGCACTGCTTGCTATACCAGTAACAGCGTTGTTTTTCTTTGATAGGAATAATTTTATCATAAGTGAGGAAATATCAACCCTCACGATGTCTCAAGTCCTTGCTCGCTCTACACTACTCACTCTATGGTGTTTTATTGGCCTTGAATCAGCAACAGCACCTGCAGGATCAGTAAACGATCCAGCCAAGACTATACCAAGAGCCATTTTGCTTGGCACAATCTCTGTTGCAGTTATATATTTCATTAATAGCCTTGCAATCATGGGATTGATAAACGGCAATGATCTAGTTAATTCAAAAGCGCCGTATGTTGACGCAATAAAAATTATGTTTCCTGGTAATTGGCATTTGATCATTTCTATTGTTGCTTTTATTGTTTGTGTTGGCAGTTTAAATGCTTGGGTACTAGCTAGTGGACAAGTGGCCCTTGGCCTTGCAGAAGATAAACTGATGCCACAGTTCTTTGCTAAAAGAAACAAGCACGGTTCTCCTTTCTGGGGCATAACAATCAGCTCCGTTGGCACTTCAGTTCTACTAATTCTCACTTCAAGCAACAATTTTGCTAAACAGATCACATCAATTATCGACTTTTCTGTAGTTTCATTTTTATTTGTTTACCTTGCATGCAGTCTTGCTTTTCTCAAGGTTATTATAAAGGAGAAAAACTATTACAAATTTTTAATTGGCAGTATAGCAACAACCTTTTGCTGCTGGGTAATATTTGAAACTTCTGTGAATACCTTGCTGACCGCAAGCTTATTCACCGCAAGTGGCGTACCTCTTTATTTATTTTGGTATCGCAGAGTTTCTGTATAG